A region of the Salvelinus namaycush isolate Seneca chromosome 13, SaNama_1.0, whole genome shotgun sequence genome:
aaacctgctgacacacctccctctcctccacctcccaccagataactaaacctgctgacacacctccctctccctctcctccacctcacaccagagataactaaacctgctgacacacctccctctccctctcctccacctcccaccagagataactaaacctgctgacacaacttcctctccttctcctccacctcccaccagataactaaacctgctgacacacctccctctccctctcctctacctcccaccagagataactaaacctgctgacacccctccctctccttctcctccacctcccaccagataactaaacctgctgacacacctccctctccctctcctccacctcccaccagagataactaaacctgctgacacacctccctctccctctcctccacctcccaccagagataactaaacctgctgacacacctccctctccctctcctccacctcccaccagagataactaaacctgctgacacacctccctctccttctcctccacctcccaccagagataactaaacctgctgacacacctccctctcctccacctcccaccagataactaaacctgctgacacacctccctctcctccacctctcaccagataactaaacctgctgacacacctccctctcctccacctctcaccagagataactaaacctgctgacacacctccctctcctccacctcccaccagataactaaacctgctgacacacctccctctccttctcctccacctcccaccagataactaaacctgctgacacacctccctctccttctcctccacctcccaccagataactaaacctgctgacacacctccctctcctccacctcccaccagataactaaacctgccgacacacctccctctcctccacctcccaccagagataactaaacctgctgacacacctccctctccctctcctccacctctcaccagagataactaaacctgctgacacaccttcctctccctctcctccacctcccaccagagataactaaacctgctgacacacctccctctccctctcctccacctctcaccagataactaaacctgctgacacacctccctctcctccacctctcaccagagataactaaacctgctgacacacctccctctcctccacctcccaccagagataactaaacctgctgacacacctccctctccttctcctccacctcccaccagagataactaaacctgctcacaaccctccctctccttctcctccacctcccaccaaagataactaaacctgctgacacacctccctctccttctcctccacctcccaccagatataactaaacctgctgacacacctccctctccctctcctccacctcccaccagagataactaaacctgctgacacacctccctctccttctcctccacctcccaccagagataactaaacctgctgacacacctccctctcctccacctcccaccagataactaaacctgctgacacacctccctctcctccacctcccaccagataactaaacctgctgacacacctccctctccttctcctccacctcccaccaaagataactaaacctgctgacacacctccctctcctccacctcctctattctcctcgtACCTGCATATCCACCATAtccacctctcctccttctcGTTAGAGAGGTTCCATAGTGAGCCACATGCAGCTAATTAACCTGCAGTAAGTCACCCCTCTCAGCCATGAACTGTGTGACTAGTTTATAATGGGCCTTCAATGCAGGACATTCTACCACTTTGGGACTCCGTATTCAGAATGGCTATGTATGCTAAGTATGTAGGTTTTGGTATGTAGTATGAAGGTTCACTCACCCCGGACAGCGTCGTCCATGCAGTATGTCAGGGGACCACACTCCCAGATGCCCGTCTTGACATTGAACATCATGTTGAAGCGGATCTGCATCATCTCAAACATGGCCCCCTTCAACAGAGAGATCTGGTCGTCTATGGCCAGGGCCCTgtcagacacacccacacacacacatcctcacaggtaagagagcgatagagagagagaagggggacaTACACAaatatgcaaacacacacacctgaaggAGGGGAGTCCTTTGGCAAAGTTGATGATGTTTTGGATCATGTAGGTGGTGAGGTCAGCTATGTGGGGCAGAGTGGTGAAAACCGTATTCTTCCCCCCATCACTCCtgccctccttcttctccttctcctcctccttctcctccatgTCGGTGGTAAGGTCAGCTACATCGGGCAGAGTGGTGAAAACTGTATTCTTCCCTCCATCActcctgtcctcctcatcctctaAAGAACAGGAGGAAGAGGATAAGCTGGTGGAGGTGGAAGTGGAGTAAGATGATGACAAGTTATCCATTCTTCCAGTCTGTTTTGCACTTTGCCCACTGGCAGTCTGGTTCCACACAGACATGGGGTTGAGGTCTCTGTCGATGGGCTGAAACAGACACAAACTCAATCAGATATCATCCACCCAATATGCAACACAGAACACAAAACCCAAATGCAtggacgcacacgcacacgcacacacacacacacaccctgaactGGAAGTGGGAAAAGGTGACGTCGAAGGTCTTTTCATGGGCGTTGAACAGTTCCTGTATGACAGCTTCCTGTTGTGGCGAGAGGACCGGGGGCTCTTCAACCATCCTGTTCCTCCTGATCTgactcctcctcttctccacagCCTCCTTTGACATGATCACTATGGCAACAGAGACAAACGCTTTGCCACCACGGCAGACCTGGGTTCGAATACTATTTCAATTacttttacatacatttttaagtTCAAAGAAGTTCACTCTCTGTATGTGTGCCAtacagagagtgaatgggcaagacacaaaATGTAagagcctttgaacagggtatggtagtagatgccaggcacaccggtttctGTCAAGAACTTCAACGCTGCAGGgattttcaagctcaacagtttcccgtgtgtataaaGATTGGTCCACCACCTCAAATGGACATAGAGCCAACTTGccacaactgtgggaatcattagagtcaacatgggccaggatccctatggaacgctttcgacaccttgtagagtccacgcccaacaaattgaggctgtcctgaggacaaaatattaggaaggtgttcctaaagttgtgtacactcagtatatatgGAAATACACTTGGAATGTATTGGCATGTATTTGAATACAAGTAGTTGATTCAGCAccacattatttga
Encoded here:
- the nr1i2 gene encoding nuclear receptor subfamily 1 group I member 2 isoform X1, encoding MSKENLSDWPPSQTSAEEEEEEEDDGEPKVCQVCGDRATGYHFNAMTCEGCKGFFRRAMKHPTKFCCPQQGVCVITKNNRRQCQACRLHKCQSIGMLKELIMSKEAVEKRRSQIRRNRMVEEPPVLSPQQEAVIQELFNAHEKTFDVTFSHFQFRPIDRDLNPMSVWNQTASGQSAKQTGRMDNLSSSYSTSTSTSLSSSSCSLEDEEDRSDGGKNTVFTTLPDVADLTTDMEEKEEEKEKKEGRSDGGKNTVFTTLPHIADLTTYMIQNIINFAKGLPSFRALAIDDQISLLKGAMFEMMQIRFNMMFNVKTGIWECGPLTYCMDDAVRAGFQRHLLDPLMRFHYTLRNIQLQEVEYVLMQAISLFSPDRPGVINHGVIDSLQEKLAIALKVHIDSKRAKPEKHLLYPKILACLTEMRTMNEEYTKQVLQIQDIQPGNSFDPLILEVVSKDP
- the nr1i2 gene encoding nuclear receptor subfamily 1 group I member 2 isoform X2; amino-acid sequence: MSKENLSDWPPSQTSAEEEEEEEDDGEPKVCQVCGDRATGYHFNAMTCEGCKGFFRRAMKHPTKFCCPQQGVCVITKNNRRQCQACRLHKCQSIGMLKELIMSKEAVEKRRSQIRRNRMVEEPPVLSPQQEAVIQELFNAHEKTFDVTFSHFQFRPIDRDLNPMSVWNQTASGQSAKQTGRMDNLSSSYSTSTSTSLSSSSCSLEDEEDRSDGGKNTVFTTLPDVADLTTDMEEKEEEKEKKEGRSDGGKNTVFTTLPHIADLTTYMIQNIINFAKGLPSFRALAIDDQISLLKGAMFEMMQIRFNMMFNVKTGIWECGPLTYCMDDAVRAGFQRHLLDPLMRFHYTLRNIQLQEVEYVLMQAISLFSPVCELFEDRLKCSAGFGGMEFWPAW